The following coding sequences are from one Methanobacterium sp. window:
- the pseG gene encoding UDP-2,4-diacetamido-2,4,6-trideoxy-beta-L-altropyranose hydrolase, translated as MKKKPKNKIRVSIITEGSGKIGFGHLTRCLSLYQAFEEKGCSVKFIVNGDLTIKSLLEQTEHEIFNWLTDHLKLFQSLQGTDIVIIDSYLATEELYLKISEFVSLAVYIDDNQRINYPKGIVVNGSINAEKLNYPQKDEIEHLLGSQYIPLRSPFWEVGKKKINPTIKRVMVTFGGDDLRNLTPDTLKILTTHFPHLKKTVIIGKGFGNISKIEQLIDDLTELVYYPNAEKMMEVMFESDFAISAAGQTLYELARVGLPTIAIGVAHNQTHNLENWGEAGFVEVAGFWDDENLNHNILEKIQLIENRKMRTEMCQNGRKSVNGAGANRIAKHSINKYYREKISLRPLQPSDIMNIFDLSNEKEVRKNSFQPEQISFEDHEKWFNKIYTNSDNLFLVISIQGDFAGQVRFDFEGDSATISISIKKSFRGLGLGISFLEESIKYLKNNFPNIRLIQAYIKENNKKSLKLFEKMGFDFKKNVIVKNNNAFEYIYKIRD; from the coding sequence ATGAAAAAGAAGCCGAAAAATAAGATAAGAGTTAGTATAATCACTGAAGGCAGTGGAAAGATAGGTTTTGGACATCTTACTCGGTGTCTGTCACTTTATCAGGCCTTCGAAGAAAAAGGCTGTTCTGTTAAATTCATTGTGAATGGTGATCTTACAATCAAATCCCTTCTTGAACAGACAGAACATGAAATTTTCAACTGGTTAACAGATCATCTTAAACTTTTCCAATCACTGCAAGGGACTGATATCGTAATCATAGATTCTTATCTTGCTACTGAAGAATTATACCTCAAGATATCTGAATTTGTTTCTTTAGCTGTTTATATCGATGATAATCAACGCATAAATTATCCGAAAGGGATCGTGGTTAATGGCTCCATTAATGCTGAGAAACTAAATTACCCCCAAAAAGATGAAATAGAACACTTGCTAGGAAGCCAATACATACCTTTAAGAAGCCCTTTTTGGGAAGTTGGAAAAAAAAAGATCAATCCCACCATTAAAAGAGTTATGGTAACTTTTGGAGGGGATGATTTAAGAAATTTAACACCTGACACTTTAAAAATATTAACCACCCATTTTCCACATCTAAAGAAAACTGTTATAATTGGCAAAGGATTCGGAAATATATCCAAAATCGAACAATTGATAGATGACCTAACCGAACTTGTGTACTATCCTAATGCCGAAAAAATGATGGAAGTGATGTTTGAATCTGACTTTGCCATATCTGCAGCCGGACAAACTCTTTACGAACTTGCCAGGGTGGGTTTGCCCACAATAGCTATTGGTGTTGCTCATAACCAGACCCATAACTTGGAAAACTGGGGTGAGGCTGGGTTTGTCGAGGTGGCCGGTTTTTGGGATGATGAAAATTTGAATCACAACATCCTAGAGAAAATCCAACTTATAGAAAATAGGAAGATGAGAACTGAAATGTGCCAAAATGGAAGAAAATCAGTCAATGGTGCAGGAGCTAATAGAATAGCGAAACATTCTATAAACAAGTATTATAGAGAAAAAATCAGTTTAAGACCATTACAACCTTCTGATATTATGAATATTTTCGATTTATCCAATGAAAAAGAAGTTAGAAAAAATTCATTCCAACCCGAGCAAATAAGCTTCGAAGACCATGAAAAATGGTTTAACAAGATCTATACAAATTCTGATAACTTATTTCTTGTGATTTCCATCCAGGGAGATTTTGCAGGACAAGTACGGTTTGACTTTGAAGGTGATTCTGCAACCATCAGTATAAGTATAAAAAAATCGTTCAGAGGACTTGGTTTAGGAATTTCATTCTTAGAAGAGTCGATAAAATATCTAAAAAATAATTTCCCTAATATTAGATTAATTCAAGCATACATAAAGGAAAATAATAAAAAATCTTTAAAATTATTTGAAAAAATGGGCTTTGACTTTAAAAAAAATGTTATTGTCAAGAATAACAATGCCTTCGAATACATATACAAAATAAGGGATTAA
- a CDS encoding Gfo/Idh/MocA family oxidoreductase, translated as MLKKLLIIGCGSIGQRHARNAKKLGVENILLFDIDLKRVEQFANEINTDRFYNSFEDIFSENSDIDAAMICTPSSLHLENSTYLANKGINLFIEKPLATDLKGVEELVETVKTKKLTAMIGQSYRFHEGFLKLKEILNDNVIGKIFHVNYYGGQYLPDWHPTRDYRTEYSAKKNLGGGVLLTTMSHTIDIVQWLFGDITTINGWKDTLSDLEIDVEDSVFLLLKTNRNIIINTSFDFLQQCPQHSMIITGEKGHIKADFNKHYIEICKKNDNLIIEYEFDDNYRYLKELMYFFKMVETNSQNHDLGITIGKNVLEILLDPTIINICNK; from the coding sequence TTGTTAAAAAAGCTATTAATCATAGGATGCGGATCAATAGGGCAAAGACACGCACGAAACGCGAAAAAGTTGGGTGTTGAAAATATCTTATTATTTGATATTGATCTTAAACGTGTTGAGCAGTTTGCCAATGAAATTAACACTGATCGGTTTTACAATTCATTTGAAGATATTTTCAGTGAAAATTCGGATATTGACGCTGCAATGATATGCACACCTTCTTCTTTACATCTAGAAAATTCCACATACCTTGCAAACAAAGGTATCAATCTTTTCATAGAAAAACCTCTGGCAACTGACTTGAAAGGTGTTGAAGAGTTGGTGGAAACAGTCAAAACTAAAAAATTAACAGCAATGATCGGGCAAAGTTACCGGTTTCACGAAGGTTTCCTTAAATTGAAAGAGATTTTGAACGATAATGTTATTGGAAAAATTTTCCATGTCAACTATTATGGAGGCCAATATTTACCTGATTGGCATCCCACTAGGGACTATCGAACTGAATATTCAGCTAAAAAAAATTTAGGTGGCGGAGTTCTGCTTACTACAATGAGTCATACAATTGATATTGTCCAATGGCTTTTCGGTGATATCACTACTATAAATGGGTGGAAAGACACTCTAAGCGATCTTGAAATAGATGTAGAGGATTCTGTTTTTTTATTATTAAAAACAAATAGAAATATAATCATCAACACTAGCTTTGATTTTCTCCAACAATGCCCCCAACATTCTATGATAATAACCGGCGAAAAAGGTCATATTAAAGCTGACTTCAACAAGCACTATATTGAGATTTGTAAAAAAAATGATAATTTGATTATAGAGTATGAATTTGATGATAATTATCGGTACCTTAAGGAACTAATGTATTTTTTTAAAATGGTTGAAACAAATAGTCAAAACCATGATCTCGGCATAACAATCGGCAAAAACGTTCTGGAAATACTTTTAGATCCGACAATAATCAATATATGCAATAAGTAA
- a CDS encoding GNAT family N-acetyltransferase produces the protein MKKVIGNKIFLKILSPDDVGEKYLTWMQDKEVTKFLESRWDEYSVKKLKEYVKKTNDSSDNFLFGIFLKENNTHIGNIKIGNINHFHGYGDLGFLIGKDHWNKGYGTESIKLATNYAFNQLKLHKLFAGIYSNNIGSYKAFLKAGFNEVGRLKKHHQYQGTFVDQIIVEKLNNEKEAEK, from the coding sequence ATGAAAAAAGTAATTGGGAACAAAATATTCTTGAAAATATTGAGTCCTGATGATGTTGGGGAAAAATATTTGACATGGATGCAAGATAAGGAAGTGACTAAATTTTTAGAGAGCAGATGGGATGAATATTCTGTTAAAAAATTAAAAGAGTATGTTAAAAAAACAAATGATAGTTCTGATAATTTCCTCTTTGGCATATTTCTAAAAGAAAACAACACCCATATCGGAAATATCAAAATAGGAAATATCAACCATTTTCATGGATATGGAGATTTAGGGTTTTTAATTGGAAAAGACCATTGGAATAAAGGATATGGAACTGAATCCATCAAATTAGCAACTAATTATGCCTTTAATCAGCTCAAACTGCATAAGTTATTTGCCGGAATATACAGCAATAATATTGGGTCATATAAGGCTTTTTTAAAAGCAGGATTTAACGAAGTAGGAAGACTAAAAAAACACCACCAATACCAGGGCACATTTGTTGATCAGATAATTGTTGAGAAGTTAAACAATGAAAAAGAAGCCGAAAAATAA
- the pseI gene encoding pseudaminic acid synthase yields the protein MKMYLKIGHKEVGENNPVFIIAELSANHLGDFNLAVETIKAMKESGADAVKMQTYTPDTMTLDCDNDYFKIRQDTVWDGSTFYDLYDDAHMPWEWQPELKKIAEKLGLIAFSSPFDKTSVDFLEKMDVPAYKIASFEITDIPLIETVASCGKPVIISTGIAEFNDIKLAIETCKKQGNDQIALLKCTSSYPAPIDSINLKTIPHMAENFKTVVGLSDHSLEPVIPIGAVALGAKIIEKHFILDRKMGGPDSKFSLEPEEFSSMVNSVRTLETAMGKVSYELDDATRASCDFSRSLFVVKDVKKGEHISQDNVRPIRPGFGLHPKYLKDISGKKFTKNLKKGTPLSWDHVM from the coding sequence ATTAAAATGTATTTAAAAATTGGCCATAAAGAGGTTGGTGAAAATAATCCTGTTTTTATAATTGCCGAGTTATCAGCCAACCATTTGGGAGATTTCAACTTGGCAGTTGAAACTATCAAGGCTATGAAGGAATCAGGGGCTGATGCAGTTAAAATGCAAACATATACTCCTGATACCATGACACTAGATTGTGATAATGATTATTTCAAAATTAGACAGGATACAGTGTGGGATGGTTCCACTTTCTATGACCTTTACGATGATGCACACATGCCCTGGGAATGGCAGCCAGAACTAAAAAAGATAGCAGAAAAATTAGGGCTCATTGCATTTTCTTCACCATTTGATAAAACTAGTGTTGATTTCCTTGAAAAGATGGATGTGCCAGCCTACAAAATTGCATCATTCGAAATCACCGATATCCCCCTCATTGAAACTGTGGCTTCTTGTGGAAAGCCAGTGATTATTTCAACGGGAATTGCAGAATTTAATGATATCAAACTGGCAATAGAAACTTGCAAAAAACAGGGAAACGACCAAATTGCTCTTTTAAAGTGCACTTCATCATATCCAGCCCCAATTGATTCCATTAACTTGAAAACAATCCCCCACATGGCTGAAAATTTTAAAACAGTGGTTGGTTTATCAGATCATAGTTTAGAACCAGTCATTCCCATCGGTGCTGTGGCTTTGGGTGCTAAAATCATAGAAAAACATTTTATTCTAGACCGAAAAATGGGAGGCCCAGATTCTAAATTCTCTTTAGAACCAGAGGAATTCAGTTCAATGGTTAATTCTGTTAGGACACTAGAAACAGCTATGGGCAAAGTGAGTTATGAACTGGATGATGCAACCAGGGCTAGTTGCGATTTTTCTCGTTCATTATTCGTGGTAAAGGATGTTAAAAAAGGAGAACATATCAGTCAAGATAACGTCAGGCCCATAAGACCCGGATTTGGACTTCATCCCAAGTATTTAAAAGATATTTCAGGTAAGAAATTCACAAAAAATCTGAAAAAAGGCACCCCTTTAAGTTGGGATCATGTCATGTGA